The Aggregicoccus sp. 17bor-14 genome contains the following window.
CCCGGTCGCGCTCGGCCGCATCCACGTCCGCGGAGTGGCCAATGCTTCGCAGCCGCTCCCGCTCTGCCCTGTCCACCCGCAGCGAGTCCATGCTGGGGGTGGACATTATCTATGTCCGGGGGCTTAGGCGCGCGCGGACTCAGGGGTGCCAGCGCGGCAGGGGCGGCGCGGCGGGCTCCGGCAGGGCGCCGCGCACGCGCGCGAGCACCCGCTTCTCGGGGTCCAGCGTCACGCGCTCGAGCGCCTGCGCGAAGGGCACGGTCGCGGTCGCGGTGGTGTTCGCCGCTCCGAGCGGGAAGCGCAGCTCCACCCGCTCTCGCGCCGGGCCCCCCTCCAGCTCCACCTGCACCGCGAGGGGGAAGCGCACGCCCGCGCCCTGTGACTGGGTGACGGTGAGCGTCACCTGCCCTTCCGCCTGCACTGCGCTCACCGCGAGCTGCGGCCACTCGGGCTCGCCGCGCCCGTACACCCACGCGTCGAAGTAGGCGCGCAGGTCCGCGCCCGAGGCGCGCTCCAGCTCGCGGCGCAGGTCCTCCACGCTGCGCGCCCCGGGGCTCGCGAGCAGCGCGCGCAGCGCCGTGAGCAGCGCGGGCCGGCCCAGCAGCGGCTCGAGCTGCAGCAGCAGCGCGAGGGGCCCCGCGCCGTAGGTGCTGGGGCTCCACGCGGAGAGCGGGACGCCCGGGTCCTCGAGCGGCCGCACCGCGTAGCCCGCGCCGCGCCCCTGCTGCCGCCACAGCGCGCGCGTCTGCGCCGCCTCGCCCGGCAGCCCGCGCTCGTCCTCGTACACGTAGGCGAGGTACTCGGCCACCGCCTCCTTCCAGGCGAAGTCCAGAGGGCTCGCGAGCGTGGTGCGGTCTCCCGCCCACTGGTGCACCAGCTCGTGGCGCAGGGCGTGGAGCGCGGGGCGCTGGTAGAGCGAGCCCAGGTCCGGGAGCGTCTCGGAGAGCAGCACGTTGGCGGGGTGCTCCATGCCCATCCAGGCCGTGGGGCCCGTGGCCACGCGCAGCTCGTCTCCGTAGGGGAAGGGGCTGAGCTGCGAGGAGATCCACGCGAGGAAGTCGCCCACCTCCGCCGCGGGCAGCGCCGCCCCCACCCGCCCCCCGGGCACCTCGTAGAGGACGACGGAGACACCGGCCGCCTCCACCATAGGCGTGCGCACCCAGGCGGGGTTCGCGGCGACGGCGAGCGCCGAGTAGGTGGGCGCCTGCGTCCCCAGCAGCGCGCAGCGCGTGCGCGTGGGCTGGGCGTCGCGGGTGCCCGGGCAGAGCACCACGTCGTCGGGGCCATGGCTCACGTCCAGCTCGAAGTGGGCGAGGCGCGAGGCCGCAGGGTCGCAGGGCCCGAGCAGCGGACAGGCCTCGACCCAGGAGAGGAGATACGTGAAGGGGTGTCCGCTCGCGTCCTGCAGCCGCGTGAGGCCCACCTGCGTGCCCGGCAGCGAGTCGGGCCCGCGCAGCGGCACCTGGGTGCGCGCGCTCAGCTGCAGTGCGGCGCCCTGCTCGAAGCGCCCGCACAGCGCCACCGTCCCGCCGTCCTGCGAGGCCTGCAGCCCGGGCGCGGAGAGCTCCCGCAGCGGCAGCGCGCTCGCGAGCGCGACGCAGCCCTCCCCGGGCTGCTCCACCTGCAGCTGCAGCGTCACCCGGGCCTCGGCGGAGGCGAGGTCGAAGCCGTAGCCGTAGTGGACGACCTGCGCCGAGGGGGTGCCCTGCGCGGGCCTCGCGTCCTCGCTGCAGGCTGCACCGAGCAGCAGCAGGCTCGCGCAGAGGGCCGCGCGGCTCAGAACCACTCCGCGCGCATGCGCGCGTAGGAGTCGTCGTTGCCGCGCACCAGGGCCACGAGCGCCGGCACGCGGGTGAGCTCGGTCTGGAACCAGTACTGGGCCGCGCAGCGCTTGCCCTCGTAGAAGGCGGCGTCCGCGCCCTGCGCGTGCGCGAGCCCCTCCTGCGCCGCGGCGGCCTGGTCCAGCCAGCGCCAGGCCACGGCCACGATGCTGAACAGCTCGAGGTAGTCCGCGCTGTGGCGCAGCATGCCCTCCACGTCTCCCTCGAGGCCGCGCGCGCCCAGCTCCATCGTGAGCCCGCCCAGCTCGCCCACGGCCTCGGAGAGCGCCGCGCACCACGCCTCCTCCACGCCGGCCTTGCGCGCGCGCGCCACGGTGCGCTCCACCTCCTCGGCGAAGGCGGAGAGCGCCGCGCCGCCGCCCGCCACCACCTTGCGCCCGAGCAGGTCCAACCCCTGGATGCCGCTGGTGCCCTCGTGCAGCGTGTTGAGCTTCTGGTCGCGCAGCAGCGCCTCGGGCAGGTACTCGGTCGTGTAGCCGTAGCCGCCGTGCACCTGCACCGCGAGCGCGTTCGCCTCGAAGCCCCGCTCCGCGGGGAAGGTCTTGGCCACGGGGGTGAGCAGGTCCAGCAGCAGCGCGGCGCGCGAGCGCGCCTCGGGCCCGGGCGCGTGCTGGGCGAGGTCCGCCTGCAGGCTGGTGGCGGCGAGCAGCGAGAGCCCGCCCTCCACGATGGCCTTCTGGCGCAGCAGCATGCGGCGCACGTCCGCGTGCTCCACGATGGGCACCTGCGGCGCCTCGGGGTCGCGCGCGCCGTGGGGCCGGCCCTGGGGGCGGCCCAGCGCGTACGCGAGCGCCTCCTGGTAGGCGACGGAGGCGGTCGCGACCGCGTTGAGGCCCACCATGATGCGCGCCTCGTTCATCATCTGGAACATCTGCGCGAGCCCGCGCCCCGGCTCGCCCACGAGCCAGCCCACGCACGCGTCCGCCTCGCCCAGGTTCAGCGCGAGGCTGGGCAGGCCCTTCCAGCCGATCTTGTGGATGAGGCCTGCCACCTGCACGTCGTTGGGAACGAGCGCGCCGCCCTCGGGCCTCTGCGCGGGCACGGCGAAGAGCGAGATGCCGCGGGTGCCCGCCGGGGCCCCCTCGATGCGCGCGA
Protein-coding sequences here:
- a CDS encoding M1 family aminopeptidase, whose translation is MVLSRAALCASLLLLGAACSEDARPAQGTPSAQVVHYGYGFDLASAEARVTLQLQVEQPGEGCVALASALPLRELSAPGLQASQDGGTVALCGRFEQGAALQLSARTQVPLRGPDSLPGTQVGLTRLQDASGHPFTYLLSWVEACPLLGPCDPAASRLAHFELDVSHGPDDVVLCPGTRDAQPTRTRCALLGTQAPTYSALAVAANPAWVRTPMVEAAGVSVVLYEVPGGRVGAALPAAEVGDFLAWISSQLSPFPYGDELRVATGPTAWMGMEHPANVLLSETLPDLGSLYQRPALHALRHELVHQWAGDRTTLASPLDFAWKEAVAEYLAYVYEDERGLPGEAAQTRALWRQQGRGAGYAVRPLEDPGVPLSAWSPSTYGAGPLALLLQLEPLLGRPALLTALRALLASPGARSVEDLRRELERASGADLRAYFDAWVYGRGEPEWPQLAVSAVQAEGQVTLTVTQSQGAGVRFPLAVQVELEGGPARERVELRFPLGAANTTATATVPFAQALERVTLDPEKRVLARVRGALPEPAAPPLPRWHP
- a CDS encoding acyl-CoA dehydrogenase, with the protein product MPAPRQNPLLSDRDVAFQLYEVLDAARLCALPGFEAHSRDTFDLFLDSARRLARDVLFPTYRPMDAAPPVLQAGRVHTHPALRTLYPQLVELGLLNATRPAEVGGQQLPLTVYALASLYLMAGNLSAYGFVGLTSGAAHLLEAFGSDEVRRLFMEPMYEGRWTGTMALTEPHAGSSLADVRTRAVALPDAPGRFRLSGSKIFISGADHDFAENVVHLTLARIEGAPAGTRGISLFAVPAQRPEGGALVPNDVQVAGLIHKIGWKGLPSLALNLGEADACVGWLVGEPGRGLAQMFQMMNEARIMVGLNAVATASVAYQEALAYALGRPQGRPHGARDPEAPQVPIVEHADVRRMLLRQKAIVEGGLSLLAATSLQADLAQHAPGPEARSRAALLLDLLTPVAKTFPAERGFEANALAVQVHGGYGYTTEYLPEALLRDQKLNTLHEGTSGIQGLDLLGRKVVAGGGAALSAFAEEVERTVARARKAGVEEAWCAALSEAVGELGGLTMELGARGLEGDVEGMLRHSADYLELFSIVAVAWRWLDQAAAAQEGLAHAQGADAAFYEGKRCAAQYWFQTELTRVPALVALVRGNDDSYARMRAEWF